In Glycine max cultivar Williams 82 chromosome 4, Glycine_max_v4.0, whole genome shotgun sequence, the genomic stretch tcaagtcaccaacctctcaatggtggtgaatgtttctacattactttaggtctttctagagttttcatgatagattagtatcatgatagttctagattcttctatcttatacatacacttatagttctagattgttctaccatattcatactcactatagttctaggatattctactattttcatacatattatatttaagaatactctagaaatttgtagcaatttcaacacattataatagaagaagaaatccccaAGGCCTAATAAAAGACCTATCATACCCCTATTTTGACAGACACTGGCTAGAAAACAAAGACTTACCTACGGGATTCTGAAGGAAAATAGAAGTATAAATAGACATCAAGAGGCACATAATAAGGGATTTTGAGAGAGATCCCATCTTGAATCTCATGATCTACCTATAACACCCTCAAACTATCTATTGCTTAGTCTGATTTCATCAAGGAATGAATATGCTCCACTGAGATAGATTATACTATCAAATTTTGGTAGAATATAAACGTGATTGGACATATTTCAAGTTCTTGGTTTGATGCTGGGGAAAATATTGAGAACATCAAGAACACAAGGTCACTCCCAAAAATGGGttcattctcttttcttctattttattattctcgAACCTAATCTCTATAACTAAATAATTCATCCAAAGCGTACATCAGATATCTATTAGTCACAGTAGAGCAAACACCGCACATATTAGAAATCAACTGACACACTCAAGCAGGTTTTGCAGCATACCATTATAAAGGTCCATGTTCGACCTGGATCATTGTACCGTGCAAGCAAACAACCAGGCTGAGGTTTAAGACCATCTTTAATAATATTGGCACGCAGGGTTTTCTCCTTTTCACGAACAATATCCTCTGTGGGTTTTCCGCTAAACTTCATTATTGCAACAATGCCTCCTTCAACCTTTCTCAAGCGAGCTGTTTCTTGATTAGGATTTGGCAAACTGGTCAACATTAAAACAGTAAGCACAAACCTTTAAATTCAACTAAAGATATTacacttttttatgtttattattttctacAAAACTGTATTTCTTTATTAAGCCAAGGCAAGCATCTCTTAGcacaaaatttattcaaatttcaaaacaagcAAAACTCAGTAGACATACCTTTCTGTTTCTTTGTCAAATGGAAGAACTATTTGGATTGACAGTTTGGACAGGTCAGCATCATTGGCTTGAGTGAATACAGGAGTAGTCATTGGTATCTTCTCagttataaaaagtaaatttcaaCCACTTCCTATTGAAGAAGTTGAAGCACTGTTGCTAGCTCACAAAGCTTGATTGCTGAAGTTACGAAAACATACTTCTGAATCGCATTCAATTAATCTCACTCAGGTGAACCCTAACTCTTCTTCGTCATTTTTTTTTGATTCTCATGTAGCGTCAAACAAGTCTTCACAATAGTATGATTTTTTTGGTCATGGAAATTTTAACCACGACATCCACCGTGGAGGTGGCGGTGGCGGTCGTGGCTATAAGGGAGGATGCTTCGGAATTAATATGGTCATACTGCATCTGTCTGTCACTATAGGTTTGATCAGGTCTATCAACCAAATCCTTCACTCACTCTACATGATCCTTCAAATCAAGGAAATACTCCGACTAACAACTTTAGTCAAAATCAGTATTCTAGTCAAGGAAATGGTTCTGGTCAAAATAACTATGGACAAAACAATGGGTTCAGATCATCAAATTCATGGAGTCAAGGTACCAATCAAAACAGGTCAATGCAAAACAATCAATAGAATCAACAGTCTCCAAGTGCAATGATTGCAAACTCTAATTCTAACTTTCAGACTGGTACCCCTATAACTTGGTTACTAGATTCAGGTGCCTCATTTCATGTGATAGGGGAATCacaaaacatacaacaactcAATAAATTTGCTCTAGATAATGGtgtatattttgaatttcatcctAATCATTGTCTTGTGAAATCACAGGGAGCCAATGAGATCTTGCTTCAAGGCTCACTTAGACTTGATGATTTATATGTCTTCCCAAACCTTCATCTCCAAGGCTCAATTGTTGCCAGTTCAGCTTCTTGTTTTGTTTCAAATTCTGTAACCAATGTCTGTCCTGATGTAAATAATGCTAATTCTGATGTAAAAACTATTTCTGTTGCAAGTGCACGTACTAGAACAGATTCTCAAACTCTTTGGCACCTTAGATTGGGCCACTctagttttgatgttttgagaCTTGTTCTCAATCATTGTAAGATACCAATCTCTAAGAAAAATGTCTTCGAATTTTGTACAACTTGCTATGTTGGTAAATCTCAAAGGTTACATGCCTCCTTATCTGAAACAATTTATAATCAACCTTTGGAATTAATATATAGTGATCTATGGGGTCCTGCACATATTCCTTCCAAAAATGGTTTACTATTACATAACCTTTGTTGATGCCTATTCTAGGTTCACATGGATTTATCTGCTTACAAAAATAAATCAGAAACCTTCATTGTTTTCCAACAGTTCAAGTTAATGGCTAAACTTCAGtttaattccaaaattaaaaGTGTTCAAACAGACTGGGGAGGGGAGTTTAGACCTCTAACCAATTTTTTAGCAAGCCAGGGTATCACTCATAGATTGATCTGTCCTCACACTAATCGTCAAAATGATGTAGTCGAGAGGAAACACAAACGTATTGTGGAATTAGGACTCACCTAAAACAAGCCTCCCTACCTCTCAAGTTCTGGGATTTTGCTTTCACTACAACAGTATATTTGATTAGTAGATTACCTACCATCTCTCTAAACTTTAATGTTCCCTATACTGTTTTATTCAACAAAAACCCAGATTATAACTTCCTTAAAGCCTTTGGTTGCTCTTGTTTTCCCTTCCTTAGACCTTACAATCGTCACAAACTTGAATTTAGGTCTCATGAGTGTGTTTTTCTTGGGTATTCCACCTCTCTTAAGGGCTGCAAGTGCCTTTCTCCTACTGGCAAACTTTTCATCTCCAAGGATATTGTTTTCAATGAAGTTAAATTTCCTTATTCAGATTTGTTTTTATCTTCTCCTAAGCCTGTGTCACCCCTTATTAACCCCACTTCTTTAATTCCCTCCATACCTATTATTCCTCAACCCCTTTCTTCTCCATCCCTCTCTAGCAATTTTATTGCTGGTCCTACTTTTGTTGATCCCGCAGCAGATTCAAATTCCAACTCTAGTTCTCCTGTCAATGTTGATTCTAGTCCTACTATTGAGCCTGTAGCTCCTATCTTTGAAGTTGGATCTACTTCTGTGCAAGCTAATTCTCCTCAGTCATTAGATTAGTCTCCTTCTGAAATTTCACATTGTACAACATTGGAAAATGTTCCTACAGTTAATTCTCATCCTATGCAGATCAGATTAAAGTCTGGAATTCATTTACCTAGGCTTAATCCAACTCTGTTACTTGCTCACTGTGAACCCAAGTCTGTAAAGCAAGCTTTAGCTGGTTCAAAATGGTTTATTGCAATGAAACAAGAATATGAGGCACTGATGAATAACAAGACTTGGGATTTGGTATCTCTTCCATCCAATAGGAAAGCAGTGGGTTGCAAATGGGTGttcagagaaaaagaaaatgcagaTGGGATTGTGAATAGATACAACGCTAGACTAGTAGCAAAAGGATTTCATCAGGTGGCTGGTTCTGATTTCAATGAAAGCTTTTCCCCTGTCATCAAACTTGTTACAGTAAGGTTGATTCTAACCTTGGCCCTAACCAACAAGTGAGAACTCTTTCAACTTGATGTCAATAATGCCTTCTTAAATGGTTTTCTGGAGGAAACCATTTATATGCagcaaccccctggttttgaaaaccCCAATACCTCTCTAGTTTGTAAACTGAATAAGGCTCTATATGGGCTTAAGCAAGCACCAAGACAGTGGTTTGACAGGCTAAAATCTACTCTCTTGCATCTTGGTTTTTCTGCAAGCAAGTGTGACCCATCTCTCTTTGTTTTCAAAGATACCTCTCATATCATTTATCTTTTggtgtatgttgatgatattataatCACTGGTAGTTCTATCAACTTAGTCCAACAATTTATTATCAAACTTCATTCTAATTTTTCACTTAAACAACTTGGGAAGCTGGACTATTTTTTGGGATTTGAAGTCAAGACTCTAATTGATGGCTCTATTCTTCTAACTCAAAGTAAATACATAAGAGACCTTCTACAGAAAACCAAAATGGCTGAGGCTCAACCTATTGCTTCCCCAATGGTTTTTGGATGCAAGCTTACTAAAACAGGAGCATATCTCTTCTCAGATCCTACTCTATATAGATCAGTAGTTGGAGCTCTCCAATACTCCACCATAACCAGAACTGAGCTAAGTTTTGCTGTAAACAAAGTCTGTCAATTCATGGTCATACTCTTGAAACTCACTGAGCAGTAGtgaaaagaattctcaagtATCTAAAAGGCTCTTTACACCATGGCCTACTTCTCAAAGCTGCTACTCCAGGAATTACCATTCCTATTAAGGCCCTATGTGATGCAGATTGGGCTTCTAACCCTGATGATCACAGATCTACTTTAGGAGCTGCTATTTATTTTGGTCCTAACCTTATATCTTGGTGGTCTAAGAAACAACAGATTGTTGCAAGGTCAAGTACTGAAGCTGAGTATCGAAACCTATCTCAAGCTACAACTGAAGTAGTGTGGATTTATTAGAATTCTAACAGTATCATAGAGATattttgagagaaagagagaatgaaaaatgatattaaGCCACTTAATAGTGTAGTACAGTCTGGTATTTATAGACCAAAAAAGTCAGTTATAACAACtaactaacttctaaataaCTCCCTTTAACTGGAGTGCAGTTGAATATTGCAACTCTCTGTACATTACTCTAATAGGATTCAAACTCTGCTGACTGAACTCTCTATTCCTTTCACTACTCCAACAATCTTCTGTCATAATCAAAGTGCTGTTGTCATCACTCATAATCCTGTTCTTCACTCCAGTACAAAGCACATGGAGattgatattttctttgttcGAGAGAAAGTTCTAGCTAAAAAACTGCAAGTCTACCACATTCCTGCCATAGATAAATGGGCAGGTGCCTTGACAAAAGCTCTATCTCCAACCAGTTTTCTTTTCTAGAGATCCAAACTCAGTGTCCTTGAGCCTCCTCCAAAGACTCAGCCCcattgaggggggggggggggtgtatTAGAGTATTATATGGAGCTGCAGTTAATCAACTGCAGACTCATCTAGCTTCTAGTAGAAGTTAGTTAGTTGTTAGTAGTTGAAAGTTAGTTAGACAATTCTGTTAGACTCTCTAATAGAATTGTCTATATATACTCTTTGTAAATCTGAGTCACATGGGTTAATGAATAATATTTCACTTCTTCAtttctcctttctctctctctctctctctctattctcTTAGACTAGAAACTCTATGAATGCGGTCCTTTAAACAAAATGGCCCATTATTATCATGGAACAGACTACTACATCAGAAATGACAGAAAATACATTAAACTATCAGTATCAATGCAAGAACATCTATGTTGATGAATGACAAGATTGACCTCATAATTTGCCATCCTTTTCAATATTTGATATTTGGGTGATTCCAATTCTAGTGTCTTGTAAATCCTCAACTGCAAAGTGCCAAGGCTTCCAAGTTAGAATAACTTTCAGGAGACTTTGAGATAAAGAACATCCAAGGCATACATCCAAATATTGTGAAATAGAAGGGCTACCTATTTGATTACATCCAACAAaccttcaaaagaaaaatactcaTTTTTCTCTATTGAATCCCAAAAGTTcgggaaaattgaaaaataagaagTTCAATGCCAATATGGAAGTAGTAATATCTCTACatttacaaaaataagatgCAGTTTAAGCACCGTTGAGTGTTGTTTTCCAATTAAAACTAGACACTACAAGGaaaatgacttttacctactgTCAAGATCTATCACTAGAAGTCCAAAATCCGTAGGTAGAAGTATAAAGGACTTTGTCCTACAGACGTTTTTTGCGTCAACTTTGAGGGGGTATACAGTGACAACTAATAGTCTGTCACTATAGGCTTTACCTACGGATATATTTTTACCTACAGTCAAATTTAACTATCACTATAGGTAACACCTACTATTTCAAATGTGTAggtaaaagatattaatttatacttataatttctaactgtaggtaaaagtcaattTACTTGTACCTACGGTGTTCTGTAGGTAAatgtcatataataataataaatctagTTCCTAATTACACTCTttgttgattataatttttaattaaatatacatgagCTTATTATTATGCTGCACAAAGTTAGAGATCTGCTGCAACATGGCCTTTGAAAAGTTACAACAACCTGCAAAAGGAGTTACATCATGTATAACATATAAGAAACTGAGCAAGTGGACAATTTCCATTCAAATATACATAATGTTCAATAGAAATAGGAGAGAAAGAGAACCTTCTCATTTTGTGTAAACAAGCAATCTAGCAGAAGGGTGCGATCATCAGCATTTAATGCTTGCTTAAGCAAAACATGTACAGAGTCTGCACTTGGAGGCTTTGCTGGGACAAAAGATTCTTGCTCTATATCACTCCTTGATTTGTTCCCATCCAGAACACTTAGACTAGCAAGTTTCTCTCCCATTGTTGGCTCATTCAAATCATCATCAAGAAGGACTCCTTCAGTAGCCTCATGTTGATCTACATTAAATGATAGTACAAAAAATACCAATCAATTCTTAAATATACTCAGATAGTGGTACTGTGGTAGTACTACTGCTCATCATGCCAAAGagtaaattttacataaactaATGGAGGATGTCTTATGGGAAGTGTAGGACCTCTACACAGACTTCCTGAATTTAAATCACACTTCCAAACTTGAAGATGTTTATCCTTAAAATCTAATGTAACTAAATTTTTGGCATCACTCGATATAGAAATGTGCTCTACATTTCCCTGTTGAGgaataaaactaaaatgtaaTGATGCTTTTAACTTGTAAAGACAAATATTCGTATCCAGAATAAGTAATGAAGATTACCAAATCATTAGGGAACTTCAGAATCTCTTCCCCAATTTCCCAGCTTATAACCCGTGGTCTAGAGCTGACAATagctaaatatttttcatctggaaaattagaaaagaaacaagtgtCAGTTGTCATGCAATAAGATGAATGAATATGATGGACCAAGCTCATGAAAAATGTCGGTAAGCAATTTACACTACTAGCGTGTTTGACAACTCGTTCAGATCCAAGTAAGAAACTCATGTTCTAAACGTGAAAAGTGAAACCAAACATGCTATACATTACATATTCACCTCGTATGTTTTAAATCACGCTGTTATGGATCataaaccatgaaataagattcaGATACTTGTTTGAATTGGTCTTAATTAGTCaattataactttttacatttaatatatatacctGGTGAGAATTTACTCTCAATGTAAATTGAACCCATGaagaaatatataaagaaataaaccatggtgctcttttttttttcttttgaaagtcAGTATAGTACTTCTAATGTACCTTTTTGgcattttaaaactttgaaagGTAGAAGAATGATCAATGagatattacaaattacaatttacaataaaggaaaagaaaaaaaaggagaagggaAGTGTGTGTGAGGGAATTATTACCATGGAAGCAATGGCTTGAACACCAACGTACTTAACGTCCCAACTGAATTCAGTCATGGCCCAAGTGGTCCCACCAAAGTCATAAGCCTTCTCCAAAAAATAGGTTAAATATTCCTCCTTTTGGGTGGCCCTATATAGCCATATTATAAAGTGGAACATTTTCACTTAACAGTTTCCAGATTTGAGGCCATGAATTCTGTATTACAAAAAGAGGAACATTTTCACTTAACAGTTGCTAACATTTTATCAAAGCATTTCATAATGTTAAGATATAAAATATACTGCAGTAATAAAGCATTAAAGATTTGAACGAGTTGTGCtctaaattaaagaataaagagCAGCACAGAAATGAGTAATTTCATTTGCATCTCCTCCAATATCTCTAATAAGAATCCTTTCACAAGCTTCTAGCGCCATTGTttggaagaagaatgaagaagaggCTATGAAGAATAGGAACTACAGGAACAAGGATATGTCTCACTTGAAGACAATAAAATGATGATTATATCGAGGAAAAGGAGGACCATTCATGTCCTTTCAGCTAGAAGCTTAGCCTTTCCAGATAGTTAGTATATGACAATTATATTTGGTAGATTTATTTTagcatttgaaaagaaaaatatattgcaaCCAGTAACCACCATGCTTTCCTCCATTGACCGCAATGTCAACTCGACATTTGTATGGTGGATTTTAGGCTTGCTACTATCTACTAATAATAATGCCAACTTCTAATCACTTGGTCATTCATGCTCTGCTTGTTAACATGTTAAAAGAACCTTTCAAGCCAAAATTTTATGTCAGGTGAGCTAATGGAATATAAACGGTTATCTATaacaaaacaacattaaataagtaaaattaaatgaaaaacctTGCTGTGCTGTCAAATGAAGTGATTAATAACTGGCTTCCATCACGGGAGAAGGAAACACTTGTGACACCTTGAGAATGAACACGTTCAAGACGCTGTAAGCACTGACCAGTCCTAATACGCCAAACCTAAAATGAAATGTGAAATATACAATTTTAAGTTTTACATATTAACAGTTGGGGTAAAAACATAAACATTTCCAAAAACAGCAAGTCAACAACTACAACATCGACAAGAATTGGAGATAGCAAAAATTCAAGGAACCAGAAGATAATGAGACAAAGTAGGACCATATGAAGTTATAAACACAAATCATAGAGTGAAATGGAATGCAAGATGGCCCAACATgcacaataaataatttataccaCATTCATATAAAtgctcatttttaaaataaaaaaaataaagaaaaccaaattaaagacatattcatcattaaaaaataaaaatcagccTAGACACAATTACCACTAATCCAAGGCGTAATTTATAAGTCCATAACAATAGTCAAGCATAAGGGAAGAAAAAGACAGCACAGACTATCatccatgaaaaaaaaacatgcaagaCAGGAAGGTGGGACTAACTAAGCTATGCAAAATAAAGGTGATAGGGCAAAGACCAGAGTACAGAAGTTTTGGCTGCCAAAAAAAAGGACAGGTTTGGCCAATGGCCAGAAAACACTCGGGTTGCTGGGTGGTACTTGGTAGCCAGAAAAGATGAGGGAAGAATAAGGAGGTACAAATACAGGGTGGGGTGGCTGGGTTATCTGTATGGATGAAGGGATTCTAATCCTAAAATCCTACTGTTGCAAAAAATGGAgtaaaatcacaaaaatttcCCTACAAAAATGCGTGATTTCGCCATTGCCTAAAGTTGCAACCACTTCACAATTTTGTCCATAAAATACCACCATCTAGATTGCAATCAGTGCAAAGCAAAAACACAATGCAACCACAAATTATAGCTACCAGAGGCAAATCTTCCCCACATCATCACTATACTATTGTTGCACAATTTGACGCTATTCACTATTAACCCATGCTTCAAAGTCATACAATCTAAATTTCACCAAATGAATTTTGTTTGGTAGCTCAGTTCTATTTCACAGAAATATCAAAGCTATATGTGCAGTGCACacctgaaaatataaaatgtacaAAATCAAGGATACAAGAATTTCTTCTATAGGTTAGCTCATGCAGCCTTATATGCAGACAAGTATTACTCACTTTAATCTTTCCATCTTGAGACCCAGATGAAAGCATTTCTGAATCTGTGCTAAAGTCTACACAAAGCACAACATCATCATGCATCATGAACACTTCCTGCAAGTTCATAGAATCAGAAAATGTCTAAGGCAAAGACTTTTGATAAACTATAAGAAATTTCCTTTAAATCAATAGTATTAATATTCTTAGACAGCATAAATCAAGCAGATATGTTCATAACTTCATACACTTACTGAACACAAAGTGAGCAAGAGACATATTATCAAAACAAGACATCATATCATGAAAGAAAATACAATCACATGAAAAAAAGGTGTAATCTGtgcataaatttatatatatatatatatatatatatatatatatatatatatatatatatatatattacagaaCCACCAATCTGTACTTATTTACCACCAATCTGTACTTATTTACAGTCAAAGTTGAAATAGTTCCCAAAATGACAACAAAGATCTGAGTGAAATATCTTTTCTACAGCTTTGAATGCAATTATAAATGTAAAGGTACCAAGGTAACAAAAGTGTTTGGTAACCTTGGGGCTAAGTAAACCTTACCAAGGAAATATATCAACCAAATATCTATTTCCAAATTCATCATCAACTATCACATACAAGACATTTATTTATTCTTGGCAGGTAAAGTCGTTCAAATAAAAACTCACTCACATCAGCCTGGTACTGTAGATCTTTCTTCAGCTTTCCACTTATGTAATCCCACACCTAGAAATATGTCCAAAAAATCAGGAAGAAAACTGCTGAAAATGAAACTTTAAACTCCAATCTAGAGCACGAggatgaatttgtaaataatatttagTTGGAAGTAACTCTAGTGCTTGTATGCAGAAACACAGTGAATGAAAGGAGAATTATGCACTAGGAACAAGAATAGTTAATAGCTCGAGAAAATATTATGACGTTATAAATTCTCAAAACCCCAAACCACTTCCCCCTAAGAGACCAATAACTAGCGATCCTTTCAAATTCTATCAATTTTAAGTATTCAACGTCTAATTTTTTacagtgccttggataagatgTTAGGTTTTCAATGAAAACAAGTAACAAGAATGATAGTGAAGTGAGAATGAATACCCAAGTCATAGTCCGCAGGATTGAGAAAAATGCGAAGAGAAGAAGGGGATGCAtcagattcagattcagatTCCTTCGATTTCTTGGAGAACGAGTGAGGATCGTCGTCTTCCTCCGTGAAATGCCTTTTGTTCGAAGCCATTGTTATTTGTTAAGGACAGGCgccaaaacattaaaaatcagAGCCACATGCATTTTATACTCCCTGGGCACTAAGATAATACCCAAGCCACTGTGCATGTGCGTAAAGTGAATCAATGTTCTGAAGGGTAGCATAGGACTGTGGGGCAGCAGGGGTTTTCAACAAGGAAACAAGCAATGAGTAAAGATGTGTGCGTGAGAGGGAGGTTGCAATTGGTTTCAGGAGTTTTATTACAAGTTTTTACAAGGGACGCTTGTTTTGGTTCATAGTCAAGGGGCCGCACAATTGGGCAATTGGTAATTTGCTTTCGGCTTTTAGGTTACAAAATGTTTGTCATATTATCACTGGTATACTTAATATGGTATgggactaaaaacttaattagagAATAGTTTAAGGATCATAACCtatcaaatatttgtttatgaattttaaaaaattgagaaaggttAATGTTTTACTTCTTCTTCTACACTTTTCTCTTTGGCGAACAAGTCACGATTTTTGTTATTCTTCTTCAATCCCAAAATAAAGAGAAAGTTGTGTTGGGTTAGATTAAAGTGGATTTGAGAAAACAACGCTCAGGTCCGAAGTTCAAATGGGAAATTTGGTCACACACGTGTCACGTGTCCCGACGAATgtcaatgaaaattttgaataattattaactaaaattaatttaaattgaatgattatttttttgaaattgagtatttactaaaaaaaacaagagactagtattcaaattcaaatagtctTAAAGAATTTTACCTACACCAACAATTGTAGGTATAAGACTTTTGAGGTTATACCTACACCAACCAATTATAGGCATAGATTTTGTGAAGTTTTATCTACATCAAGTAGTTGTaggtataagttttttaaaattttgcctACACTGTGTTTCTATAGGTAGTAATTCttttgagttttacctacactaatcaACCATAGGTACAAGTTTTttggagttttacctacacaaCATAGTTGTAGgtagaagtatttttttagttttaatgaatTTGCCTACACCAAATAATGGTTGGTACAAGTggttgagttttacctacattaGTCAGTTGTAGgtaaaagtatttttgagatttacctacactaatttaTGTCTGTAGCAAAAAAGCGTCCGTAGGCATAggttatttttcttgtagtgagaGTTTCATTTAAACCTTTATAAAGCATTTACCAAGGTGAAAAATAGCATCAAATGCACCAAACATGTAAATATTGTCCTTTAAAAACTCATCACTTGATAGCACAACACCACTACGAGATAGTTGGAACCTACCACATGGCTGTAAAACTTGCCATTTTCTGGGTTAATGCCCATAATGGAAGTTTCTGTAAAGATCAATTGTGGTTTCCACGGAAGTAGCACGAATTTCACAACCATGGCCCAACTTGTAGTTATCTCATATGGTCCTGTCTATAACAATTCCATTAGTTCAATTGAACAAATATtatggtaaaatatatttttaatcctataCTTTCTCAATAAAAATTGTATTAGTATTTGTTATGGTGTTGATCACTAGAACATGGAGAGCGTAATTGAGGGAGAGAGTTGTTGTTAAAAATGAATCACAGTCCCCCTATTTCGTGTATAGTTACAATTTTATAGACCGTTAGGGGCCTTTGGCAGGAAAGTTAGTTATGCCACGTGTCAACTATTATATGTGTTTCATGTCGGTTACTTCATATGTTCCGGTTTCTTAACATACGTGGGCATACCTTTACATCTGTTCGGCCTAATATATCTAACTGAGTAATCCCCATAACTGTAGCCCCCAAGTCTGTATTGCTTCATAGGACTTAGAGTGTAGAAGCCAATGTTTTTCCCATAACAGATTTCATCCCATGTACTATGACACTTATTTGTAAAATAACCTACACTAACTATAGCAATAAGGTACAGACTTAAACGGGAAATATAGACTCAGTGTAGAAAAAGGGTGCCTCGAGTTAACATCTAATTTTGAAATCCTTGCTCTCATGTACGAGACCCAATTTAGTATCTACTTTCACAAATTGTGTACCATAATCCTTAGCAACAAGGAGGCCATCATTGTCTAAGCATATTGAATTGAACAACCCTAGATGGATGATACCTTCATCAAACACAATTGTATGCGTCAATGTCCGTGATGCAGTGTCTAGATATTGAACCATTGACCTGATTTCTAATTCCTGTTCAAATGACCACTGATCAAATCAAGGTATGCTtcaatgttgttaatggcggaTGGTGGTTCATGGTGGAAAGCCAAAAATCCACCATAAAAATATGGCGGATGGCGTAGAGGCAAATGGCGGAtgtcatgatatatatatatatatatatatattaacaaaacaatagataaaaaataaataaataaaaaattaaaaaaacaatggattgcattcaaataaactaaaaaagtttcatgagttcACACAATAaccaacaccaaataaactcattcaagagttcaaaataacaaaaggaTAAAAG encodes the following:
- the LOC100795335 gene encoding uncharacterized protein, which encodes MQYDHINSEASSLIATTATATSTVDVVIPMTTPVFTQANDADLSKLSIQIVLPFDKETESLPNPNQETARLRKVEGGIVAIMKFSGKPTEDIVREKEKTLRANIIKDGLKPQPGCLLARYNDPGRTWTFIMRNEMLIWLDDFSLD